Below is a genomic region from Verrucomicrobiia bacterium.
GGACAGGTTTGGAAAACTGCGCTACGACTTTGCAAAACGCGGCGCGTTCGAATATTGGTTTCTCGGCCTATGCCAGACAACGTTGTTGAAATCCGCAACCTTTCCAAAGTCTATGCCCAGGGTGAAATCCAGGTGACGGCACTCAATGACATTTCGCTGAACATTGAACGCGGCGAGTTTCTCACGCTCATGGGACCTTCAGGCTCGGGCAAATCCACACTGCTCCACATCATTGCGGGCATCGACCGCCCGACGGGTGGTGAATGCCGCGTGCAAGGGGTGGACGTCACGCAATTGAATGAATCGCAACTGGCAGATTGGCGGAATCAAAATGTGGGATTCGTGTTCCAAACATTCAACCTCATCCCCGTGCTCACCGCGTTTGAGAATGTCGAGCTTCCGCTGTTGCTCACGCAGTTGTCCCGGCGTCAGCGACAGGAACTGGTCCATACCGCGCTCGAAATCGTCGGACTGGCCGATCGCGCGCGGCATCTGCCCAGGCAGCTCTCAG
It encodes:
- a CDS encoding ATP-binding cassette domain-containing protein — encoded protein: MPDNVVEIRNLSKVYAQGEIQVTALNDISLNIERGEFLTLMGPSGSGKSTLLHIIAGIDRPTGGECRVQGVDVTQLNESQLADWRNQNVGFVFQTFNLIPVLTAFENVELPLLLTQLSRRQRQELVHTALEIVGLADRARHLPRQLS